Proteins encoded in a region of the Phocoena phocoena chromosome X, mPhoPho1.1, whole genome shotgun sequence genome:
- the STK26 gene encoding serine/threonine-protein kinase 26 gives MAHSPVAVQVPGMQNNIADPEELFTKLERIGKGSFGEVFKGIDNRTQQVVAIKIIDLEEAEDEIEDIQQEITVLSQCDSSYVTKYYGSYLKGSKLWIIMEYLGGGSALDLLRAGPFDEFQIATMLKEILKGLDYLHSEKKIHRDIKAANVLLSEQGDVKLADFGVAGQLTDTQIKRNTFVGTPFWMAPEVIQQSAYDSKADIWSLGITAIELAKGEPPNSDMHPMRVLFLIPKNNPPTLVGDFTKSFKEFIDACLNKDPSFRPTAKELLKHKFIVKNSKKTSYLTELIDRFKRWKAEGHSDDESDSEGSDSESTSRENNTHPEWSFTTVRKKPDPKKLQNGAEQDLVQTLSCLSMIITPAFAELKQQDENNASRNQAIEELEKSIAVAETACPGITDKMVKKLIEKFQKCSADESP, from the exons AATAATATAGCTGATCCAGAAGAACTGTTCACAAAATTAGAACGCATTGGAAAAGGCTCCTTTGGAGAAGTGTTCAAAGGTATTGATAACCGTACCCAGCAAGTGGTTGCTATTAAAATCATAGACCTTGAGGAAGCCGAAGATGAAATTGAAGACATTCAGCAAGAAATAACTGTTTTGAGTCAGTGTGACAGCTCATATGTAACAAAATACTATGGATCATATTTAAAG GGTTCAAAATTATGGATAATAATGGAATACCTGGGTGGCGGTTCAGCACTGGATCtt CTGAGAGCTGGTCCATTTGATGAGTTCCAGATCGCTACCATGCTAAAGGAAATTTTGAAAGGTCTGGACTACCtgcattcagaaaagaaaattcaccgagacataaaag CTGCCAATGTCTTGCTCTCAGAACAAGGAGATGTGAAACTTGCTGACTTTGGAGTTGCTGGCCAACTGACAGatacacaaattaaaagaaatacctTTGTGGGAACACCATTTTGGATGGCTCCTGAAGTTATCCAGCAGTCAGCTTATGACTCAAAA GCTGACATTTGGTCACTGGGAATTACTGCTATTGAACTAGCCAAGGGAGAGCCACCTAACTCCGATATGCATCCTATGAGAGTTCTGTTTCTTATTCCAAAAAACAATCCTCCAACTCTTGTCGGAGACTTTACTAAATCCTTTAAGGAGTTTATTGATGCTTGCCTGAACAAAGATCCATCATTT CGTCCTACAGCTAAAGAGCTTCTGAAACATAAAttcattgtaaaaaattcaaagaagacTTCTTATCTGACTGAACTGATAGATCGATTTAAGAGATGGAAGGCAGAAGGACACAGTGATGACGAATCTGATTCTGAGGGCTCTGATTC GGAATCCACCAGCAGGGAAAATAATACTCATCCTGAATGGAGCTTTACCACCGTGCGAAAGAAGCCCGATCCAAAGAAACTACAGAATGGGGCA GAGCAAGATCTTGTACAAACCCTGAGCTGTTTGTCTATGATAATCACACCTGCATTTGCTGAA CTTAAACAGCAGGATGAGAATAATGCTAGCAGGAATCAGGCAATCGAAGAACTGGAGAAAAgtattgctgtggctgaaactgcCTGTCCTGGCATCACAGATAAAATGGTGAAGAAATTAATTGAAAAGTTTCAAAA gTGTTCAGCAGATGAATCCCCCTAA